The region ggattTTTATGTTTTAAGGACAACTAGTCAGAATAATGGGCTTGGCATAAATTAATAAGTGATCTACTATCTTATTATTTTTACAGCGGAGGGTGTCTCTAATTCAAAGGACTCTGTGGATCCTGCAGATGGCTTCTTTAGCCCAACTGAGCTTGTTGTGTCATCACCACGGATAGAGACTCCCAAAAATGTTCTCCCATACTTTACACGGCCACCATTCATTGAGAACAATTCCCGCATCCCTCTTATGAGCATCCCTCATCCCCCAATGCCTGTTCCTCCACCTCTTTCATCTGCCTTGCCAGCTGTATACCgcgctcctcctattcctcctctgCATTACTCTCATCTCATGCCCCCACCCCCAAGGCTGCCACCTCCACTAGGCATGCCTCCTCCAGGAGGTGTGCCTCCAGCTCTTCACTTAAACCCTGCGTTTTTCCCTCCACCAAATTCCATGGTTGGTCCTCCACCTGATCCATACAAGATGATTTCCAATCCATATCTACAAGGACGGTAAGTGTTAAGTACACTGAATATAAGATGTTATGCAAAGCTGTATGTGCATTAAGTCATAGAATCAACCTGTCCCTCCTGTCTTGCATGCCAATGTCCCAATCTCctgtatgttaaaaaaaaacaaaactgtgcaTTACTCACACGTCACGGGTCTTGGTACTAAATCTCTGCTGCTGCGGCCTCCGGCGTCTGGCAGCAGCGCTTATGCTGCCTACACGGACAGAGCCACTGAGTTCAGTGTTTGGCCGCAGAGCTGTCAACATGATGTCAATGCTGCAGGCAACAACTAACACCAGCGCAGCATCGGAGACTTAAGTGCTGGGCCCTGGGTGTGTGAGTTAAgcacaatttttattatttttatacaacAAACTGGTTGGAGACACAATGTTCCTGAAAATTGAGAAACTCCTTTAACCTACTACAGGAGACTTAGCCGCTTCTAAATGTTTAATCTAAGATTCGCATTACTTACACTGCTCAcagcagacctccgcctgcagctccATAATACACAGGAATCCATTTTTATACAGCACTATGTTAAGTATTAAGCCCACACTAAGTCTCCCCcacacagtgatatctctgagaGCAAAGGCAGTAAGTCTCCCAACTGTCAAGATAGTGAGACAGTGGAGAGCCCAACTTTAGCCTCCCTCTATGAAAGAGCCATCTGTGGCGGAGCCAGACTTGTCTCGTCACTGATTATGGTCTTCATCTGGATCTTTAAAGTATGTATGTGTTCTctgaaattattattttattattatttatttatatagcaccattgaatcatggtgctgtacatgagaagtggttgcatacaaattacagatcacttacagtaaacaaacgaacaattacagactgatacagaggggcgaggaccctgcccttgcgaacttacattctacaggatggaggggaaggagacaataagttgagggttgcaggaggctgttggtgaggctgtagctccggtagtggtgaggaggcagcagaatcagtgcaggctgtaggctttcctgaagaggtgggttttcaggttccgtctgaaggatccaagggtggtggataatcggacgttttGGGGAATAGAGTTcgagaggatggggaatatttgggagaagtcttggaggcggttgggtgaggagcgaataagtgtgtagGAAAGaagtaggtcttgggaggaccggagattaaaatatcgggagattagttcagatatatatggaggagacagggtatggatggctttgtatgtcagtattagtaatttggactggatacgctgagggaattggagccagtgaagagacttgcatagaggggaagcggaggagtagcgaggagagagatgaattagtcgggcagcagagttgaggacagactggagaggtgcaagggtgttgttagcagggaggccacagaaaaggatgctgcagtagtcaaggcgggagatgatgagggcatgcacaagcattttagtagattgatgattGAGGaatggacggattctggagatttttttgagctggaggcgaccggaggtggaaagagcttggatgtgcagtttgaaggacagggcagagtcaagggttactccgaggcagcggacttccggtatgggggaaagcgtgatgtctttaattgcgatagataggtcaggtatgagttcagatttgtccacattgagtttgaggaagcgagaggagaagaaggatatggctgatagacactcttggATTCTGGGCAGCAGAGAGGTGAGAATTTCACAGAGAAATACACATGTGTGCAGCCAGGTTCTGATTCATGAAGCCCAAGGTTTGGGCAGCAGTAATCAGATGACAGCTTATTTTTATGTAATATGACTGACATGAATGTTGCACAGTCTGTCTAGGTTATACTTTATACTTCTTaataattatctttatttttatatagcgctaacatattccgcagggctttacagtttgcacactttatcattgctgtccccgatagggcttataatctaaactccctataagtatgtttttagaatgtgggaggaaaccggagaacctggaggatacccgagaacccggaggaaacccacgcaaacaaaaggagaacatgcaaactccttgcagatgttgtccttggtgggatttgaacccaggactccagcgctgcaatgctaaccactgagccaccgtgctgccctttatAGAGATAAAGTGCTATTTGCATTTGCTTATCCTCTGGGATTTAGTAAAAACAGTGAATCaattttttttgtaatgttttagTGAAATGAAACTCCACCAACCCCCTGTCAGTGATGCAGAATTTGAAGAGTTAATGAACAGAAACCGAGCAATATCAAGGAGTGCTCTTTCCAATGCAGTTTGTGGAGCAACGTCGGGTATAAATTCATCTTCTGCCTTTTGTTTccgatttttttttgctttgtttgtcTTTTGTCATAGTTTTGCTTTCCCCAATAGTACAACAACGAATTCCATATAATATACATataggacaaagaagagatcccaaaaattaaaatataaaaacaaaatttTTATTGATCATCATTTAAAAAGAACATATGTGTAAAAAACCAAAATGCCATCTAGGGGACGCTAGGACACACTACATAAATAGATAGAATTCCAAAAGGGGTATTAAACAGTATAATACAAAAATTAGCTCCAAAATCTCAAAATCATGAGTAGAGGGCTATATTCTACCATAGTCAATCAAATTTAGAATATTCACATAAATATATGGGCTGTCTCCTATGTATCCAACAATATTTATAAATAACTCCATAAACAGTATTATAGGTGGCAATTCCCAATAAAAATAACCCCTTCTGAATACAGTAAAGGACTGAACTCTCTACTGCATTCCACCTGGTAGTAATTTTCTCCACTATGATCTGTCTCTTGGTATAGTTATATTGATTATCTTAATTTATTTGTTATCGAGATTGGAGGTTTAACTTTTGTGACCTAGCTCCTATGTACCCTTGTGTCACCATACACAGGGACACTGTGATTTTCACTTGACCTTAGTTATATATACCTTGTGATTCTCTGGAGCTTTCAGTCCTTTACCGTAGTAAGAATAGGTTATTTTTATTGGGAATTGCCACCTATAATACTGTTTGAGTTATTTATTTATATTGGATACTTACGAGAGAGCCTATATATTTGTGAATATTTTAAATTTGATTGACTATGGTAGAATATGGCCCTCTACTCATGATTTTGGGAGTCGTTGTTGCATTATTGTAAAGTGCCCTTAGCACAATTTGGACATAGGTTGATTTTCCCCTATAGTAGTtgacattttatattttttacctTTCAGGAGATTATGCAAATGCCATAAAAACCCTAGAGACAGCTATTGCAGTTATCAAGGAGTCTCGTGTAGCCAACGATGATCGGTGTCGTGTCCTCCTGACCTCCCTCAGAGATTGCCTACATGGAATACAGGACAAGGCCAACTCTTCCAGGCAAGCAATGTGAGCTAATTCCATCATCCACCGGGATACGACAGATCACATTTTATAGATGCTTGAGTACCTGGAGATCCAGACCTCTAGCAATCCTTCTGGTTTACTGCTTTAGTTACTGTATTTgagcatttaaaaaaatatatatcctaGGCAGACTGTGCAACATTCGTGTAAGTCATATTATATAAAAATAAGCTGTCATCTGATTACTGCTGGCCAAACCTTGGGCTTCATGAATCTGAACCTGGCTGCACACATGTACATTTCTCTGTTAAATTCTCTGGCATTTCAGAGAACACATACATACTTTAAAGATCCAGATGAAGACCATAATCAGTGACGAGACAAGTCTGGCTCCGCCACAGATGGCTCTTTCATAGAGGGAGGCTAAAGTTGGGCTCTCCACCGTCTCACTATCTTGACAGTTGGGAGACTTACTGCCTTTGCtctcagagatatcactgtgtgGGGGAGACTTTGTGTGGGCTTAATACTTAACATAGTGCTGTATAAAAATGGATTCCTGTGTATTATggagctgcaggcggaggtctgctgTAAGTAGTGAGAATCGTAGATTAAGCATTTAGAAGCAGCTAAGTCTCCTTAAGTAGGTTAAAGGAGTTTCTCAATTTTCAGGAACGTTGTGTCTCCAGCCAGAGTTgtaaatctttgttcattacatagtggaatgtgttgaaaacaatacaacctaaaaatgatcactgtaaatcacaactaatcccacagaggtctggagttggaatgatgctcaaaatcaaagtggaaaatgaagttacaggctgacccaacttcagtggaaatgcctcaagacaaggaaattatgctcagtagtatatgtgtggcctccacttgcctgtataatctccctacaaagcgtgggcatgctcctgatgagtcggCGGATGATCTCCTGAAGGAACTCTCCcaaacctgaactaaagcatccgccaactcctggacagtctgtggtgcaacatgatgttggtggatggagcgagacatgatgtcccagatgtgttcaatcgcattcaggtctggggaacgggcgggccagtccatagcttcaatgccttcatcttgcaggaactgctgacacactccagccacatgaagtctggctttgtcttgcattaggaggaaccgggGGCCaaccagtgtgaacctgctttcattgatgtgccatcctggatgagctgcattacctgagccacttgtgtgggttgtagagtccgtctcatgctaccacgagtgtgaaagcacatccaacattgaaaagtgaccaaaacatcagccacaaaggattggtactgagatgtggtctgtggtccccacctgcagaaccactcctttattgagtgtgtcttgaaaattgccaataatttccatctgttgtctattccatttgcacaacagcatgtgaaattgattgtcaaagagtgtggcttcctaagtggacagtttgatttagcagaagtttgatttacttggagttatattctgttctttaagtgttccctttatttttttgagcagtgtatttttaatTGGGACCCTATGGCAAACGAGGGACTGGGTAAATCAGCTTTGCTGTGTGGGTTGCATGTGACAGCACAAGACGTTATCCGCCATACCATTTCACACAACTGACATATTACTCCAACAGGAAGCGACACCGCTCCAGAGAGAGATCACCTAGCCGGTCACGGGAAGGCAGCAGTCGACGTCACAGAGACCCACATGAAGATCGATCAGATGATTATTATCATGACCGGCATCGCGATAAAGATCGTCATCGTTAGTACAGGTAATAGTGGAGAGaggtattgctgaaagatcatttcctAGCAGAAACCGTTTTAATCAATGATGCACAGTGATTTAGCCCCTTGACCAAGATAAatagatatatttatttattataatgTAATATATACTTTTTTGTAGCCTGGTCAAAGGGTTAAATCATTTCGtatcattgaaaaaaaaacaacagtttttACCCTATATACATCCTTATACATCCTTTTTTGGGGGTTTGATGTTTGGTATAAAATTTTCACATGGATTATACAGGATACGTTTTTTGCCATTCCTGTTtttgttgtttaatttttttttcattgatttttgttcATTTGATATCATGTAAATGTGTCTGTGTGTATAATCATATTCTGATATTGCATAACATATTTTTCGGACTCTAGGAcacattttttaacaaaaaaaatgtgttgaAAAGTGTGTGTGTCTTATAGACCGGAGGAAATTTCCTGTGATGGAGGACCACGCTGACACCACGTCGTTCTCGATCAGAGAATGCCCTCTCTCCCCCTGCTCTGCCCTGTAACAGAGCTGTGTATGTGTATAATACACACTAACAATAGATCTATTACCTCcagtacattaaagggaatctgccaccactTTTCTTGGCATATCATGTAATAATATCATTTAATTCCGTGCCAACTGTGCATTATAacagtacttttgataccccttgACTCCCCACCTTTGATCAATAGATACCGTTTATATTCCTCCCGCGGTGTATGTAAATCAGATCAGCCCAgtccgatgggcggggcttatTGTCTCTCCCTCTCGCGTGTGCGCGAAGCCGAAAAACAGTATTGGGCATGCCCCGGCATACGCAATTGTGTTTTATGGCCTGGAAGTATACTTACAGGCCAATGAAAGCTATGGCGTATGCGTAATAATGATTGTATGCTTTGCCCACACGCGAGAGGCCATTTGAATGCGCATGCGCCAAAACTATACGCGATCTATGTTATTCAACAAAAAGAATATGTAGAGTAAGCCAGGAGGGGGGAGAGACGGACAataagccccgcccatcggaccgggccaAGCTGATTTACATACACCGTGGGAGGAATATTAACGGTATTTATTAATCAAAGGTGGGGAGTCAAGGGGTATCTAAAGTACTGTTATAATGCAGAGTTGGCACTGAATTGAATTTTATTTTTACGTGATATGCCAAAAAagtggtggcagattccctttaaaattagtGATAATGATGCTTCCACTTTAGCCGACAGGGAAGTTTCAACTAATAGGAAAAAtgtctttcctattttctgctgtctaaacctggggtgcatcttgtagtccgagaAATACGGTAAATATATTGGACATTTatattatatccattttttttaatttttttaattacatttaagGTTGAACAGATCAACGTAAAACAGAAACATAATGCAGTATAACAGTTGGTCATACAAGACCAACATCCAGCATTGAGATTTATTTAGTGTATAGTAAAGAACTATGTAACAGCAATGATCTCTTCTTTCAGGTCTCCAGGATgatgcacacattttttttttttctttttaataagagGGACAATTTTGTTGCTGTGACCTACAGCTGATGCTTGACCCTCCAGCTTCAAATTGTTGCACCCCTTCCCTGGGATTTATTCCATTTCATGCAGGGACCATCATCTCTCCATTACAAAGCACAGCTCTCTCCATCCGTTCCCAAATCAACACATCTGCCCCGGAAACTCAGAAGATGCAGCCTCTCATCTGTGCAGGCCGTTCTGTCTGTTTCCCAAGATGAATATTTTTTTGCTTTGGAAAGATTTCCATGGTTTCACCAGACAATAACAAATTTCTTTCTACTCCTCCATGTGTTCTCTTGTTGTTCTTGTTGCAGTTCTGTTCATATAGAGATTATTATTTATCTAAAGTGGATCTAACTTCTATACAGTGACACGTGTAAGTTCCATCTCTGTTCTGTAAGTGCACTGACATAATACCGCCTGTTTTGATCCCCTTCCCCCTTTTGTCTCATGGTTGCCAGAATGGGTAAGGTGTGCTGGAAAATGCTGCAGAATGTGTTGTATGAGACAACCATTCAGTGTTGAGGGGAACTGGAGAACTGAACTAACTCCCTGCCCCATGATCTTAATACCATAGTATTTTAGGTTGTATGGAGGGAGTGCATTAACCTGGTTGGGTGTGAGAGAGGTGAGTTCAGTGCTTGGTctaaaaattataacttttttttttaattaaaaaaaatgaaaactgtatCAAGACTTTTAGTTGCGCATCTACAGTGGGATATTGTAGCTTACAAGACACCATTTAATACCCTTGCCTTAGAGCAGTGAGGAATTCACCCTTTCCACCAAACATTCATTATCTCTATCTGGGAATTGTGAATAAACTTGATAACGTTGTCAATATTTTACATGAGTCTTCTTCTTTTTCATTATACCAAGATAATATGATGTGCTGAATATAGAAAAGAAAGCACTACACATATCGAGATTATATAGGACTCATTAACGTTTGCAGATTGAGTTCGCAAGGGGTGGCCAAAGAGTGAATCGAAAACACTCAATCTTAACTTGTATGTCATAATGCCAACTACACACTTGCTCTTTAAATCTTCAGGTCAACTTAAGAACTAGGTTCCAGACCATTGCTTGACCAAccgtagggtgctttcacattgtttACCACATGCTCAGTGGTCACGTCGGGGCATATCTCCAAACACACCACCCGCCCCCTGCAAAATGGGATTTGGACTTGTGCGCCAACGAGGCCTCATTTTCAGGCATGTACCACTACTGGAGGCTGACACTCAgatctataaggccggcgtcacactagcgagttttacggacgtatgagaggtgcagaaaatgcggattgcatacggtacaatgattctctatggcccagctcctatctgccgtattttactgatccgtattatccggtcttgtacggccatagaaaatcgcagcatgctgcgtttgtcaccgtattgcgcaaaaacatcgccaatgaaagtctatgggggtgagaaaaatacggattacacacggaccatgcctgtgacttgcgagaaatacgccgcagcggtgttctctagaaaagccggcaattcattgcggtgtacagtaaaatcacacgaatagaataggtagaataaatgtgtacacatactgtagaataggtgtatatatatatatatttatatatatatgtatgtgtgtatatatatatatatatatatatatatatatatatatatatatatatatatatatgtcagtgagatatatatatatatgtatgtatatatatttacttcGGCGCGCTATAAATTAAAGGGttgaattgcggaaaaaattggcgtgggctcccgcgcaattttctccgccagagtggtaaagccagtgactgagggcagatattaacccctttctctcattggacgtactattccgtccatgtggggtgggccctacttcccaaggacggaatagtacgtccagcacgatcggccgcgctcacggggggagcgcggccgatcgcggccgggtgtcagctgactatcgcagctgacatccggcactatgtgccaggagcggtcacggaccgcccccggcacattaacccccggcacaccgcgatcaaacatgattgtggtgtaccggcggtatagggaagcatcgcgcagggagggggctccctgcgtgcttccctgagacccccggagcaacgcgatgtgatcgcgttgctccgagggtctcctacctccttcctcgctgcaggtcccggatccaagatggccgcggcatccgggtcctgcagggagggaggtggcttacagagtgtctgctcagtggagacgctggtaagcctgcagccctgtcagtgagatcagtgatatgacagagtgctgtgcacactgtcaaatcaccgatctgtgatgtccccccctgggacaaagtaaaaaaaattaaaaaaaaaatttccacatgtgtaaaaaaaaaaaaaaaaaattcctaaataaataaataataaaaaaaaattattcccataaatacatttctttatctaaataaaaaaaatcaaacaataaaagtacacatatttagtatcgccgcgtccgtaacgaccccacctataaaactacataactagttaaccccttcagtgaacaccgtaaaaaaaaaaaaaaaaagaggcaaaaaacgctttattctcataccgccaatcaaaaagtggaataacgcgatcaaaaagacggatataaataaccatggtaccgctgaaaacgtcatcttgtcccgcaaaaaacgagccgccatacaccatcatcagcgaaaaaataaaaaaattatagtcctcagaataaagcgatgccaaaataattattttttctataaaatagcttttatcgtataaaagcgccaaaacataaaaaaatgatgtaaatgaggtattgctgtaatcgtactgacccgaagaataaaactgctttatcaattttaccaaacgcggaacggtataaacgcctcccccaaaagaaattaatgaatagctggtttttggtcattctgcctcacaaaaatcggaataaaaagcgatcaaaaaatctcccgtgcccgaacatgttaccaataaaaacgtcaactcgtcccgcaaaaaaaaaaacctcacatgactctatggaccaaaatatggaaaaattatagctctcaaaatgtggtaacgcaaaaaatattttttgcaataaaaagcgtctttcagtgtgtgacggctgccaatcataaaaatccgctaaataacccgctataaaagtaaatcaaaccccccttcatcacccgcttaggctacgttcacatttgcgttgtgcgccgcagcgtcggcgacgcaacgcacaaagcaggaacaccgcatgcacaacactgcattttgcgacgcatgcgtcctttttttgcttgattttgtacgcacaaaaaatgcaacttgctgcgtcctctgcgccatgacgcgtgcgccgcagtgatgcatgcgtcgcaaaacgcaagtgcaacgcatgtccatgagcccccatgttaaatataggggcgcatgacgcatgcggcgacgctgcggcgcccgacgctaatgtgaacgtagccttagttggggaaaaatttaaaaaatttaaaaaatgtatttatttccattttcccgttagggctagggttagggctagggttagggttagggttagggctacatttagggttggggctaaagttagggttagggttggggctaaagttagggtttggattacatttacggttgggaatagggttggggttaggggtgtgtctgggttagaggtgtggttagggttaccgttgggattagggttaggggtgtgtgtggattagggtttcagttataattggggggtttccactgtttaggcacatcaggggctctccaaacgtgacatggcgtcccatttcaattccagccaattctgctaaatattttttatttgcatggctctgcgttataaactgtagtgaaacacttgggggttcaaagttctcacaacacaactagataagttccttgggggggtctagtttccaatattgggtcacttgtggggggtttctactgtttaggtacattaggggctctgcaaacgcaatgtgacgcctgcagaccattccatctaagtctgcattccaaatggcgctccttcccttccgagccctcccatgtgcccaaacggtggttccccccacatatggggtatcagcgtactcaagacaaattggacaacaacttttggggtccaatttctcctgttaccattgggaaaatacaaaactgggggctaaaaaataattttggggggaaattttttatttttttattttcacggctctgcgttataaactgtagtgaaacacttgggggttcaaagttctcacaacacaactagataagttccttgggggggtctagtttccaatattgggtcacttgtggggggtttctactgtttaggtacattaggggctctgcaaacgcaatgtgacgcctgcagaccaatccatctaagtctgcattgcaaatgatgctccttcccttccgagctctgccatgcgctcaaacggtggttccccccccagatatcaggtatcagcgtactcaggacaaattggacaacaatatatagggtctaatttctcctgttacccttggaaaaatacaaaactgggggctaaaaaataatttttgtggaaaaaacaattttttttatttgcacgttataaactgtagtgaaacacttaggggttcaaatctctcacgacacatctagatgagttccttagggggtctactttccaaaatggtgtcacttgtggttttttttttactgtttaggtacattaggggctctgcaaacgcaatgtgacgcctgcagaccattccatctaagtctgcattccaaatggcgctccatcccttccgagccctcccatgcgcccaaacggtggttcccccccacatatggggtatcagcgtactcaggacaaattggacaacaacttttggggtccaatttctcctgttaccctcaggaaaatacaaaactgggggctaaaatacaatttttgtgggaaaaaaattttgttttatttttacggctctgcattataaacttctgtgaagcacttggtgggtcaaagtgctcaccacacatctagataagttccttagggggtctactttacaaaatggtgtcacttgtggggggtttcaatgtttaggcacatcactggctctccaaacgcaacatggcgtcccatctcaattccagtcaattttgcattgaaaagtcaaatggcgctccttcgcttccaagctctgtcatgcgcacaaacagtggtttacccccacatatggggtatcggcgtactcaggacaaattgtataacatcttttgggggccattttctcctgttacccttggtaaaataaaacaaattggagctgaattaaattttgtgtgaaaaaaaagttaaatgttcatttttatttaaacattccaaaaattcctgtgaaacacctgaagggttaataaactttttgaatgtggttttgagcaccttgaggggtgcagtttttagaatggtgtcacacttgggtattttctatcatatagacccctcaaagtgacttcaaatgagatgtggtccctaaaaaaaaaatggtgttgtaaaaatgagaaattgctggtcaacttttaacccttataactccctaacaaaaaaaaattttggttccaaaatgatgctgatgtaaagtagacatgtgggaaatgttacttattaagtattttgtgtgacatatcactgtgatttaattgcataaaaattcaaatttggaaaattgcgaaattttctaaattttcaccaaatttccatttttttcacaaataaacgcaggtaatatcaaagaaatgttaccactatcatgaagtacaatatgtcacgagaaaacattgtcagaatcaccaggatccgttgaagcgttccagagttataacctcataaagggacagtggtcagaattgtaaaaattggcccggtccataacgtgcaaaccacccttgggggtgaaggggttaatagcctagagagggtccatggttattggccccccctggctaaaaacatctgcccccaggcaccccagaaaaggcacatctggaagatgcgcctattctggcacttggcctctctcttcccactcccgtgtagtggtgggacatggggtaatgaagggttaatgttaccttgctattgtaaggtgacattaagccagattaacaaTGGGCATAGGGGTATAGCAAATAATGAATCCCTGAAAGTACTGTATGTGTTCAGTATATAGACATTGGGctggtgtataaaaaaaaaaattatatatatatatatataccgtatatactcgagtataagccgag is a window of Ranitomeya variabilis isolate aRanVar5 chromosome 2, aRanVar5.hap1, whole genome shotgun sequence DNA encoding:
- the CPSF7 gene encoding cleavage and polyadenylation specificity factor subunit 7 isoform X5 — translated: MADGADLIDIYADEEFMQVGETRAATAKRDEADFAAEQVDLYDDVLAVASLGSSHHDGKSEPTSPVQVNAESKKAPAVLYTYKNVKKKASVYIGNFTWWTTDQQLLAAIRSVGVHDPVELKFAENRANGKSKGYAEVIVSSEASLSHVLEQLPTKKVNGKKLDVRPANRQNLSFFEAIARKTEGVSNSKDSVDPADGFFSPTELVVSSPRIETPKNVLPYFTRPPFIENNSRIPLMSIPHPPMPVPPPLSSALPAVYRAPPIPPLHYSHLMPPPPRLPPPLGMPPPGGVPPALHLNPAFFPPPNSMVGPPPDPYKMISNPYLQGRKRHRSRERSPSRSREGSSRRHRDPHEDRSDDYYHDRHRDKDRHR